A stretch of the Aspergillus puulaauensis MK2 DNA, chromosome 6, nearly complete sequence genome encodes the following:
- a CDS encoding uncharacterized protein (COG:G;~EggNog:ENOG410QDXW;~InterPro:IPR020846,IPR011701,IPR036259;~PFAM:PF07690;~TransMembrane:12 (i48-67o87-105i117-134o146-168i175-197o203-225i338-365o385-410i431-450o456-484i496-514o526-544i);~go_function: GO:0022857 - transmembrane transporter activity [Evidence IEA];~go_process: GO:0055085 - transmembrane transport [Evidence IEA]), with the protein MAPAANGFVPGTVRLVDVNERGQGDIVLVPRPSTDPEDPLNWNRKRKMLALSMVYLYNLAVGIPTSLQYSVLSDITRDTGIDTATLVQGNGLMILFFGWGPALIWQPLALTYGRRGVYLLSTLLVVPLAMWTAYASTVGEWYAHRVLIGIIASPFEALPEVTIFDLFFAHERGAFTSVYTFVLFGSTFIAPLVAGWFNDAYGWRWTMQFGAILAAFCFVVLFLFLEETIYFRDSVEGDSSSGSEPKLTISQSCDRDEERGSHSSPTTSGLKSPQSTEASPAAASGGRVSPVPSSPKPEPIPDVTPEDKPKGFFRLAKSFKLFTALPSRPSNMDMLRMIYYPVVFIFQFPTVAWSGFLYGINLAWYNVLNGTTSPVLSAPPYNWSAALIGCVYTGPIIGAALAAAWCGPGADRFALALARRNGGIREPEHRLWPLLVSGVISAAGLILWGVGAHHHIHWMGLVVGLALMTFATVTGGAIAVSYNVDCLKEIGGESTVSVMMMRNTIGFGFSYAITPWYTNMGLQNCFITAGIVSLVCTLTFLVMIKYGKTLRRMSTERYLRYISRVPAHMS; encoded by the coding sequence ATGGCCCCCGCCGCGAACGGATTCGTCCCCGGCACAGTCCGGCTGGTTGATGTAAACGAGCGAGGTCAAGGGGATATCGTGCTGGTTCCTAGGCCGAGTACCGACCCCGAGGATCCTCTTAATTGGAATAGAAAGCGCAAGATGTTGGCCCTGTCTATGGTGTACCTATATAATCTAGCTGTGGGTATCCCGACTTCCCTGCAGTACTCAGTTCTCTCAGATATTACACGCGATACAGGCATCGACACGGCTACTCTAGTACAAGGCAATGGCCTTATGATTCTATTCTTTGGATGGGGGCCTGCCTTAATCTGGCAGCCACTGGCCCTGACTTATGGCCGCCGTGGTGTGTATCTCCTGTCAACCCTCCTGGTTGTGCCTCTCGCCATGTGGACCGCGTATGCGAGTACTGTTGGCGAATGGTATGCCCACCGTGTACTTATTGGTATTATTGCATCGCCCTTCGAGGCATTGCCTGAAGTCACTATCTTTGATCTCTTTTTTGCTCACGAGCGTGGAGCGTTTACAAGTGTCTATACTTTTGTACTGTTTGGTTCCACTTTTATCGCCCCCCTGGTTGCTGGATGGTTCAATGATGCGTacggctggcgctggacaATGCAGTTTGGAGCTATTCTCGCCGCATTCTGCTTCGTCGTGTTGTTCCTTTTCCTCGAGGAAACCATCTACTTCCGCGACTCCGTCGAAGGCGAtagcagcagcggcagcgagCCCAAGTTGACGATCTCACAATCATGCGACAGAGACGAAGAAAGAGGatcccattcctccccaACGACCTCGGGTCTGAAAAGTCCTCAAAGCACGGAGGCAAgcccagctgctgcttccgGTGGTAGGGTATCCCCAGTACCATCATCCCCCAAGCCCGAGCCCATCCCAGACGTCACTCCTGAAGACAAACCCAAGGGCTTCTTCCGCCTCGCCAAAAGCTTCAAACTCTTCACCGCGCTCCCCAGCCGCCCCAGCAACATGGACATGCTCCGCATGATCTACTACCCAGTGGTCTTTATCTTCCAATTCCCCACCGTCGCCTGGTCCGGATTCCTCTATGGAATCAATCTGGCCTGGTATAACGTGCTTAATGGCACTACCAGCCCGGTGCTCAGCGCTCCCCCATACAATTGGTCTGCCGCGCTTATCGGCTGTGTATACACAGGCCCTATTATAGGCGCTGCCCTCGCAGCTGCCTGGTGCGGGCCCGGTGCCGACCGCTTCGCCCTCGCTCTCGCCCGGCGTAATGGTGGGATCCGCGAGCCTGAACACCGTCTCTGGCCACTCCTTGTCTCTGGAGTGATCTCCGCAGCCGGTTTGATTCTATGGGGGGTAGGCGCACACCACCATATTCACTGGATGGGCCTTGTGGTCGGGCTGGCGCTGATGACCTTTGCAACCGTGACAGGAGGGGCGATCGCGGTGTCATATAATGTCGACTGTCTGAAGGAGATCGGCGGCGAGTCCACGGTGTCGGTAATGATGATGCGCAATACAAttggcttcggcttcagttATGCAATCACGCCCTGGTATACAAACATGGGCTTGCAGAATTGCTTCATCACCGCTGGAATTGTCTCGCTGGTCTGCACGTTGACTTTCCTTGTCATGATCAAGTATGGCAAGACTCTGCGGAGAATGTCCACTGAGAGATATCTGCGGTATATCTCGAGGGTTCCGGCACATATGTCTTAA
- a CDS encoding fungal specific transcription factor domain-containing protein (COG:K;~EggNog:ENOG410Q1CV;~InterPro:IPR007219;~PFAM:PF04082;~go_function: GO:0003677 - DNA binding [Evidence IEA];~go_function: GO:0008270 - zinc ion binding [Evidence IEA];~go_process: GO:0006351 - transcription, DNA-templated [Evidence IEA]), with the protein MLLIEDPPIEVASPDASDSGSEYNTVCNPLSRIAVDRLCDEPLFQVPCKPWTITTDDDHLISSLISLYFTWHHPLMQVVDQEMFLREMSAGDLASEFCSPVLVNSILAVASIYSDYAETYAVPGDATSRGQNFFREAEGRWRAEEGRPSLANIQALALMSHNLNLQGKDNSSWLHLRQAVQLGQDIGIFESPPSPYCEWDRMPDHVKRTSAKTGWAIFILNSDMCLEHGRMPNMSTPRLSRDKIDDVEEDSVWVPYYAFSDGIDFPKKPSFLHYVFAGLAELAKTLVDIQNLFFGRAPDISIHEIWAEASPLYDRVEAFRKSLQDPAVLDDQPAPQMIFLHIKCHHIAISLLGLVLEQQDSKPSLDSVIIEELKLNRIHAVKQIALYLRLYSKHYGLPQTPSLFFSPIKTCLVALLASLDTISTEIISSELHQMLLSFGGRFPAAREVIHQIDAVQFNI; encoded by the exons ATGCTTCTCATTGAGGATCCACCAATCGAGGTAGCATCACCGGATGCAAGCGATTCAGGCTCGGAATACAATACCGTGTGCAACCCGCTGTCTAGGATAGCAGTCGACAGGCTCTGTGACGAGCCCTTGTTCCAAGTCCCGTGCAAACCCTGGACCATTACCACGGATGATGATCACCTTATCTCGAGCTTGATATCTTTGTATTTCACGTGGCATCATCCCCTGATGCAAGTAGTTGACCAGGAGATGTTCCTGCGAGAAATGAGTGCGGGAGACTTGGCTTCGGAGTTCTGCAGTCCTGTCCTTGTGAATAGTATCCTAGCAGTGGCTAGT ATTTATTCGGATTACGCTGAGACATATGCCGTTCCTGGTGATGCAACATCCAGAGGCCAGAATTTCTTcagggaagcagaaggacGGTGGAGGGCTGAGGAGGGCCGGCCTTCATTGGCAAATATCCaagccttggccttgatgagCCACAA CTTAAACCTCCAGGGTAAGGATAATTCTAGCTGGCTTCACCTCCGACAAGCCGTGCAGCTTGGGCAAGATATCGGCATCTTCGAATCTCCACCGTCACCTTATTGCGAATGGGACCGAATGCCTGATCATGTCAAGCGCACTAGCGCAAAGACTGGCTgggccatcttcatcctgaaCTC GGATATGTGTTTAGAGCATGGCCGAATGCCAAACATGAGTACTCCGAGATTGTCGCGTGATAAAATTgacgatgttgaagaagacagcGTCTGGGTCCCATACTATGCGTTCTCGGACGGTATAGACTTTCCCAAGAAGCCGTCTTTTCTTCATTATGTTTTTGCTGGATTAGCTGAGCTGGCCAAAACCCTCGTGGACATCCAGAACCTCTTTTTCGGCAGGGCTCCAGATATAAGCATCCACGAGATCTGGGCAGAGGCGAGTCCGTTATACGACCGGGTTGAAGCCTTCCGTAAGAGCCTGCAGGATCCAGCAGTTCTCGACGACCAGCCTGCCCCTCAAATGATTTTTCTGCA TATCAAATGCCACCATATCGCCATTTCGCTGCTCGGCCTCGTGCTGGAGCAGCAAGACTCGAAGCCTTCGCTGGATTCAGTGATAATAGAAGAACTGAAGTTGAACCGGATCCATGCTGTGAAGCAGATCGCTCTATATCTGCGGTTGTATAGTAAACATTACGGTCTACCGCAAACACCGAGTTTGTTCTTTAGCCCTATAAAAACATGTTTGGTCGCCTTGCTTGCGTCGTTAGACACGATCTCGACCGAAATCATTTCCAGCGAACTACACCAGATGCTATTATCCTTTGGTGGGAGGTTTCCCGCTGCCAGAGAGGTCATACACCAGATTGACGCTGTCCAATTCAATATTTGA
- a CDS encoding sugar porter family MFS transporter (COG:G;~EggNog:ENOG410PUES;~InterPro:IPR005829,IPR005828,IPR003663,IPR036259, IPR020846;~PFAM:PF00083,PF07690;~TransMembrane:12 (i12-33o53-75i84-103o109-130i142-162o174-195i267-291o303-327i334-353o365-389i401-421o433-452i);~go_component: GO:0016020 - membrane [Evidence IEA];~go_component: GO:0016021 - integral component of membrane [Evidence IEA];~go_function: GO:0022857 - transmembrane transporter activity [Evidence IEA];~go_process: GO:0055085 - transmembrane transport [Evidence IEA]), with protein sequence MFLQHTRGKPLQLSITAACGFGFLLFGYDQGVFGGLLDNDHFLRTFGYPNTTIQGQIVATYDIGCIIGTLVSMFFGDKLGRRRCILTGSCILIIGGILQTAAYSMAPMIVGRVVAGIGNGMNTIACPVLQSETAKANDRGKLIVLQLVLNIFGIVVSNWMNFGFTYIPNSSVSWRFPLAFQCFFALITIALIYVAPESPRWLLMKHRADEAQDTYARLLDKPYDDPEVTQEIQCQALALQQEAELQQSNPLKEIFTTNSKQQTLRRILLGAGTAFFQQVGGTNVIAYYLPIVLTRSVGLDNRLALILSACDSMSLMFWGAIAALLIDRIGRKKLLLMGVTASSICFALVAVGLRYGGPDNKGMSILAVVFIFMYYVFYGMSLLSIPFIYPAEINSQKMRNIGTSFATTVNWLFVYVVVVATPTGIESIGWKYYMLYAIFNFLFIPIIWYFYVETANLSLEQVDRLFEIQQDAGKDMNWSEAYKIARAENPTAAMGGLSIKDGVESEHHEVLA encoded by the exons ATGTTTCTCCAGCATACAAGAGGAAagcctctccagctcagTATTACTGCGGCATGTGGTTTTgggtttcttctttttggcTATGACCAGGGTGTTTTTGGTGGTCTACTCGACAACGACCATTTTCTCCGCACATTTGGATACCCCAACACCACGATCCAAGGTCAGATAGTGGCCACTTATGATATTGGATGTATTATCGGCACTCTAGTGTCCATGTTCTTTGGTGATAAACTggggcgacgacgatgcatCCTTACCGGGTCTTGCATTCTCATTATTGGCGGCATTCTGCAAACAGCTGCATACTCCATGGCTCCGATGATTGTTGGCCGTGTGGTGGCTGGGATAGGCAATGGCATGAACACTATTGCGTGCCCAGTTCTGCAGTCCGAGACAGCGAAGGCAAATGATCGTGGAAAACTCATTGTCCTGCAGTTGGTATTGAATATATTCGGTATTGTGGTTAGCAAC TGGATGAACTTTGGTTTCACTTATATTCCCAATTCCTCCGTTAGCTGGCGCTTCCCTCTCGCCTTCCAGTGTTTCTTTGCTCTTATTACAATCGCTCTCATTTATGTCGCGCCGGAATCGCCACGCTGGCTGCTCATGAAACACCGCGCAGATGAGGCCCAGGACACCTATGCTCGACTACTGGACAAGCCCTACGACGACCCTGAAGTTACTCAAGAAATACAGTGCCAGGCGCTCGCTCTTCAGCAGGAGGCGGAGTTACAGCAGTCGAACCCGCTCAAAGAGATATTCACTACAAACAGCAAACAACAGACACTGCGCAGGATTCTTCTCGGTGCAGGCACTGCCTTTTTCCAGCAGGTGGGGGGCACCAACGTGATCGCATACTATCTTCCAATCGTGCTAACGCGCTCCGTTGGACTGGATAACCGGCTCGCGCTGATTCTCTCTGCTTGCGATTCCATGTCCCTGATGTTCTGGGGCGCCATTGCCGCTCTTCTTATCGACCGAATCGGCAGGAAGAAGTTACTCCTAATGGGCGTCACGGCAAGCAGTATCTGCTTCGCGCTGGTTGCTGTTGGGTTGAGATACGGTGGACCAGACAACAAAGGCATGTCCATCCTCGCAGTGGTGTTTATCTTCATGTACTATGTCTTCTACGGAATGTCTCTCCTGTCAATCCCGTTTATATATCCGGCCGAGATCAACTCGCAGAAAATGCGCAATATCGGCACCTCCTTTGCAACGACCGTTAACTGGCTCTTTGTCTATGTTGTGGTAGTTGCCACTCCGACTGGCATCGAAAGTATCGGGTGGAAGTACTATATGCTGTACGCGATAttcaacttcctcttcatcccgaTCATCTGGTACTTCTATGTTGAAACGGCCAATCTTTCGTTGGAGCAGGTGGATCGACTGTTTGAGATCCAACAAGATGCAGGCAAGGATATGAATTGGTCTGAGGCATACAAGATTGCCCGCGCGGAAAACCCAACAGCGGCTATGGGAGGACTGTCTATCAAGGACGGTGTTGAATCTGAGCATCATGAAGTCTTGGCTTGA